One region of Salvelinus sp. IW2-2015 linkage group LG1, ASM291031v2, whole genome shotgun sequence genomic DNA includes:
- the LOC111963037 gene encoding proline-rich transmembrane protein 3, translating into MVWLLSLSLVLAALLHCSPGNIIRAISPSSSNSDHVPLPAFSNSLSTTSNMGTTAPKLTTTQQPGTDILLPAGGMQVPGNRITSMEDLDRALVGTSYGSDESMDDSGLGDTDIIESQQETPASTLLINSAPGNEEKKAKELEVHSSIPTSLYPPPTPQKQTQDSVSTAGPAGLQTSEDVRSPVKSPLTKLTLRATSKLSLSPIGDDDSVLNLEPAYSIVEISKQMEPTVNSTSEINNSPNPLTPHRSHQSPKDTITEATPEEEEGLGALEENEEEDVVVLKYIFVIDSAVPISRDTRGKLSHSSTLSSANPKQAPIVTGQFQREKEQTQSIPDIQSTEFPVQSSPDVKHIIHQHEENTKGQLWPAPSVRYGVFGPVTHQNLNGGPCVLGLGTCVFPTGTNGTLLLWEDLSRTLAFAWELHVYGSAGLFLLLSCVAVLGMVGRSNMLHPLCDVLTLANRLLLLTGALRVVLLLTDPYGTRRILSRPVLTALYNLPLLLLLWAQVTLAMILLSPAMQRPRVVGSLAVLHCTLLLAADLLSPTLSHAFPLVLQSLSLCWGLTLCLGILTQSLSHLQPFSKTPIHQWVAPQRIEERARRVTAVCALLGVLCSGLQIYSLLWLYGLLGDWRRFGWGWWLGQFWARVLELFWGFSMLVLGSWVFWTPLRSRARSDHGQGRPERASFWKILRIGPFRNFEKNWAELIPKNWTGQHHSGADSGSIRDYDNPPTTHSLRDTMSPSHHKGGQPTTSSSSDTHLLWQRVGERECILSLIEFDMLPQSPINLSRSIDNALHHDNGHLLGVGSLFTAPPPSTWTHQAGADTDTSLADSEITPPSLTSPTSNVGCRWEVEAGSRPATSDHFRANDQAQPEAESKSEQQPQLQPDPQPQLQPDPQPQLQPDTQPQLQPEPQLHLQRDPQLQRDPQPQLQPEPQLQPQLQLDPQPQPDTQPQLQPDPQPQLQPDPQPQLQPDPQPQLQPEASDNQILQPSPTPEHQEDVPDNDIYIHAYCSKQGE; encoded by the exons ATGGTGTGGCTCTTATCTCTCTCCTTGGTGCTGGCCGCACTGCTTCACTGTTCACCTGGAAACATTATCAGGGCCATCTCACCCTCATCCAGCAACTCTGACCATGTCCCACTCCCTGCATTCTCTAACTCCCTCAGCACCACCTCTAACATGGGTACAACAGCCCCCAAGCTTACCACAACACAACAGCCAGGGACAGACATCCTTCTGCCCGCCGGCGGTATGCAGGTGCCAGGAAACAGGATTACCAGTATGGAGGACTTAGATCGGGCATTGGTTGGCACATCCTATGGCAGTGATGAGTCTATGGATGATAGTGGACTTGGGGACACAGATATAATAGAAAGTCAACAAGAGACACCTGCCAGCACACTCCTTATCAATTCTGCGCCTGGAAATGAGGAAAAGAAAGCGAAGGAACTTGAAGTGCATTCCTCCATTCCTACTTCTCTGTACCCCCCTCCCACGCCACAAAAACAGACCCAAGACAGCGTCAGCACAGCAGGACCAGCTGGCTTACAAACGTCAGAGGATGTGCGTTCACCGGTCAAGAGCCCACTGACCAAGCTTACACTTAGAGCTACGTCTAAATTATCTTTGTCACCCATAGGGGACGACGACAGTGTACTCAATCTGGAACCTGCGTATTCTATTGTAGAGATCTCAAAACAAATGGAGCCAACTGTCAACTCGACATCAGAAATAAACAATTCTCCAAACCCATTAACTCCTCACAGGTCCCACCAATCCCCTAAAGACACAATTACAGAGGCCACTCCCGAAGAAGAAGAAGGGCTTGGAGCACTGGAGGAGAATGAGGAAGAAGATGTGGTtgtgttaaaatacatttttgtgatTGACTCAGCGGTTCCCATAAGCAGAGACACTCGGGGAAAACTGTCCCACTCCTCCACCCTGTCATCAGCCAATCCCAAACAAGCACCCATTGTGACAGGACAGTTTCAAAGAG aaAAGGAACAAACTCAATCCATTCCTGACATACAATCAACTGAGTTCCCGGTACAATCATCACCTGACGTGAAACACATAATCCATCAACATGAAGAAAACA CTAAGGGTCAACTCTGGCCTGCGCCCTCTGTCCGCTACGGTGTGTTTGGTCCTGTAACACATCAGAACCTGAATGGAGGCCCCTGTGTGCTGGGTCTTGGCACCTGCGTGTTCCCTACTGGCACCAACGGCACCCTCCTTCTTTGGGAGGACCTGAGCCGCACGCTGGCCTTCGCCTGGGAGCTCCACGTCTATGGCTCTGCTGGACTCTTCCTGCTGCTGTCCTGTGTGGCTGTGTTGGGAATGGTTGGACGGTCTAATATGCTCCACCCCCTCTGTGATGTGCTAACCCTGGCCAATAGGCTGTTGCTGCTGACCGGGGCTCTGCGTGTTGTCCTCCTCCTCACTGACCCGTACGGCACACGCCGGATCCTGTCTCGGCCGGTCCTCACTGCCCTCTATAAtctgcctctgctgctgctgctgtgggcACAGGTTACCCTGGCGATGATTCTGCTGTCCCCAGCGATGCAGCGCCCTCGTGTGGTGGGAAGTCTGGCAGTCTTACACTGTACCCTGCTGCTGGCAGCCGACCTGCTCTCCCCAACGCTGTCCCATGCCTTTCCTCTGGTTCTacagagcctctctctctgctggggcCTGACTCTCTGCCTGGGCATTCTCACTCAGTCACTCTCCCACCTGCAGCCCTTCTCCAAGACCCCCATACACCAGTGGGTGGCCCCTCAGAGGATTGAGGAGCGGGCAAGACGCGTGACGGCAGTGTGTGCCCTCCTGGGGGTGCTGTGCTCCGGCCTGCAGATCTACAGCCTGCTCTGGCTCTATGGGCTGCTGGGGGACTGGAGGCGCTTTGGCTGGGGCTGGTGGCTGGGGCAGTTCTGGGCACGGGTGCTGGAGCTGTTCTGGGGCTTCTCTATGCTGGTGCTGGGCTCCTGGGTGTTCTGGACCCCTCTGAGGAGCCGTGCCAGGAGTGACCATGGCCAAGGGAGGCCAGAGAGAGCATCGTTTTGGAAAATCCTGCGGATAGGGCCTTTCAGGAATTTTGAGAAAAACTGGGCAGAGCTCATACCGAAAAACTGGACGGGGCAGCATCACTCGGGAGCAGACAGTGGCTCCATACGTGACTATGACaatccccccaccacacacagctTGAGGGACACCATGTCACCATCTCATCACAAGGGTGGACAACCCACtaccagcagcagcagtgataCCCACCTACTGTGGCAGCGGGTGGGTGAGCGCGAGTGCATCCTCTCCCTCATAGAGTTTGACATGCTCCCCCAGTCCCCGATCAACCTAAGCCGCAGCATCGACAACGCGCTCCACCATGACAACGGACACCTCCTAGGGGTAGGCAGCCTCTTCACAGCCCCACCTCCTTCCACCTGGACCCATCAAGCTGGTGCTGACACTGACACCTCACTGGCGGACAGTGAGATCACGccaccctctctcacctctcccaccTCTAATGTTGGCTGTAGGTGGGAGGTGGAGGCTGGCTCCAGGCCTGCAACTTCTGATCATTTCAGAGCAAATGACCAGGCACAGCCTGAGGCAGAGTCAAAGTCGGAGCAACAGCCACAGCTACAGCCGGACCCACAGCCGCAGCTACAGCCGGACCCACAGCCACAGCTACAGCCGGACACCCAGCCACAGCTACAGCCTGAGCCACAGCTACACCTACAGCGAGACCCACAGCTACAGCGGGACCCACAGCCACAGCTACAGCCGGAGCCACAGCTACAGCCACAGCTACAGCTGGACCCCCAGCCACAGCCGGACACCCAGCCACAGCTACAGCCGGACCCACAGCCACAGCTACAGCCGGACCCACAGCCACAGCTACAGCCAGACCCACAGCCACAGCTACAGCCGGAGGCTTCTGATAACCAGATCCTTCAGCCATCTCCAACCCCTGAGCACCAGGAGGACGTTCCAgacaatgatatatatatacatgccTATTGTTCCAAACAAGGTGAATAA